A part of Leifsonia xyli subsp. xyli str. CTCB07 genomic DNA contains:
- a CDS encoding alpha-ketoacid dehydrogenase subunit beta — protein sequence MVKALNAGLRQALVADPKVLILGEDVGPLGGVFRVTEGLQSEFGASRVVDTPLAEAGIVGTAIGLAMRGYRPVVEIQFNGFVFPGFDQITTQLAKMANRHSGAVSMPVVIRIPHGGHIGAVEHHQEAPEAYFAHTAGLRIVAPSTPHDAYWMIQEAIASDDPVIFFEPMSRYWPKGEVDTLENPLPLHASRIVRSGTDATIVAWAGMVPVALRAAEIAAEEGRSLEVVDLRSLAPIDYAPVLRSVQKTGRLVVAQEAPGIVSVGSEVAAVVGEKAFYSLEAPVLRVAGFDTPFPPAKLESLYLPDADRILEVVDRSLAY from the coding sequence ATGGTCAAGGCCCTGAACGCGGGCCTGCGCCAGGCTCTCGTCGCAGACCCCAAGGTCCTCATCCTGGGGGAGGACGTCGGTCCGCTGGGCGGCGTCTTCCGGGTGACGGAAGGACTGCAGAGCGAGTTCGGCGCGAGCCGCGTGGTCGACACGCCGCTGGCCGAGGCCGGTATCGTCGGCACGGCGATCGGGCTCGCGATGCGCGGCTACCGGCCGGTGGTCGAGATCCAGTTCAATGGTTTCGTGTTCCCCGGATTCGACCAGATCACGACGCAGCTGGCGAAGATGGCCAACCGGCACAGCGGCGCGGTCTCGATGCCGGTCGTCATACGCATCCCGCACGGTGGCCACATCGGCGCGGTCGAGCACCACCAGGAGGCCCCGGAGGCGTACTTCGCGCACACCGCCGGACTGCGGATCGTCGCGCCGTCGACGCCGCACGATGCGTACTGGATGATCCAGGAGGCTATCGCCTCCGACGATCCCGTGATCTTCTTCGAGCCCATGAGCCGGTATTGGCCGAAGGGCGAGGTCGACACGCTTGAGAACCCGTTGCCGCTGCACGCCAGCCGGATCGTTCGCAGCGGAACGGATGCGACGATCGTGGCGTGGGCGGGGATGGTGCCCGTCGCTCTGCGCGCGGCCGAGATCGCGGCCGAGGAGGGACGCAGCCTGGAGGTCGTGGATCTGCGCTCGCTCGCCCCGATCGACTACGCCCCGGTCCTCCGTTCGGTGCAGAAGACGGGCCGCCTGGTCGTCGCACAGGAGGCGCCGGGCATCGTGTCCGTCGGCTCTGAGGTCGCCGCGGTCGTCGGCGAAAAGGCTTTCTACTCGCTGGAGGCCCCGGTGCTCCGGGTCGCGGGGTTCGACACCCCCTTCCCGCCGGCCAAACTCGAAAGTCTCTACCTGCCGGATGCGGACCGTATTCTTGAGGTCGTCGACCGTTCGCTCGCTTATTGA
- the rpmG gene encoding 50S ribosomal protein L33 yields MAKQQDVRPIIKLRSTAGTGYTYVTRKNRRNNPDRLVLKKYDPVVRKHVDFREER; encoded by the coding sequence ATGGCAAAGCAGCAGGACGTCCGTCCGATCATCAAGCTCCGTTCGACGGCGGGCACCGGGTACACCTACGTGACCCGTAAGAACCGTCGCAACAACCCTGACCGTCTCGTGCTCAAGAAGTACGACCCCGTCGTGCGCAAGCACGTCGACTTCCGAGAGGAGCGCTAA
- a CDS encoding cytochrome c oxidase assembly protein — MSCLLRLIGPAALLLAALAAVVAALAFGGGAAAPLLLDPGAVVRWGLPLSTLIVNLSLAGTVGALVLCCFAFSSDRDEYGKALDVAAGCAAVLTVAAAVTGLFTFVSVSTVPRSLNRSFTNGLSLFITSVSLGQAWLGITLIAAATVLCFAVRNQTAVVFVTLLAMAAVVPMAQQGHSAEAAGHDAAVTSFGLHVLFATVWLGGLATLIAIKQTLDGERLLAVLERYSTIALIAFIVVAVSGYVNAELRVGTLAELTTPYGILVLVKVAVLVALGLFGVTQRRLLIDRLRRTGKRGAFWWIVSAELAFMGVASGVAAALARTVTPVPQTRASAPTPAEILTGERLPSELTFGRLFTSWNVDLLWALACAFALFFYLAGVWRLRKRGDRWPVHRTILWTFGIVLLFFVTSGGVNVYEKYIFLVHMSAHMVLTMAVPLLLVPGAPVTLAVRAIKKRTDGSRGGREWTLLAVHSRFAGVIANPLVAAVLFAGSLWAFYYTPIFRWATTDHIGHEWMIVHFLITGYLFVQSLIGIDPVKYRLPYPFRLLLLLATMAFHAFFGLSIMQMNGLLLADWFGAMGRTWGAAPLADQQTGGGIAWSIGEIPTVILAIVVAIQWSRSDDRETKRRDRNADRTGEAELKAYNERLARLHGAALEEPPISRPRSSATRPAGS; from the coding sequence GTGTCTTGTCTGCTCCGCCTGATCGGCCCCGCCGCGCTCCTCCTCGCCGCCCTCGCGGCTGTGGTGGCCGCTCTCGCGTTCGGCGGCGGCGCTGCCGCCCCGCTGCTGCTCGACCCGGGCGCCGTGGTCCGCTGGGGTCTGCCCCTCTCGACCCTCATAGTCAACCTCAGCCTGGCCGGGACGGTCGGCGCGCTCGTCCTCTGCTGCTTCGCGTTCAGCTCGGACAGAGACGAGTACGGGAAGGCGCTCGATGTCGCGGCGGGATGCGCCGCTGTCCTCACGGTCGCTGCGGCGGTGACCGGCCTGTTCACCTTCGTCAGCGTCTCCACCGTGCCGCGGTCGCTCAATCGGAGTTTCACCAACGGCCTCAGCTTGTTCATCACCAGCGTCTCCCTCGGCCAGGCCTGGCTCGGCATTACTCTCATCGCCGCCGCCACGGTCCTCTGTTTCGCGGTGCGCAACCAGACCGCGGTCGTCTTCGTCACCCTCCTGGCGATGGCTGCGGTGGTGCCGATGGCGCAGCAGGGCCACAGCGCCGAAGCGGCCGGCCACGACGCTGCGGTCACCTCCTTCGGCCTGCACGTTCTCTTCGCCACTGTCTGGCTCGGCGGGCTCGCGACGCTCATCGCGATCAAACAGACGCTCGATGGCGAACGGCTCCTCGCCGTGCTCGAGCGCTACTCCACGATCGCGCTCATCGCCTTCATCGTCGTGGCGGTCTCCGGTTATGTGAACGCCGAGCTGCGTGTCGGGACGCTCGCTGAGCTGACGACACCGTACGGCATCCTGGTGCTTGTCAAGGTCGCCGTTCTGGTCGCGCTCGGTCTGTTCGGCGTGACGCAGCGCCGCCTCCTCATCGACCGGTTGCGGCGCACCGGCAAGCGCGGAGCCTTCTGGTGGATCGTGAGCGCCGAACTCGCGTTCATGGGCGTCGCCTCCGGTGTCGCCGCGGCCCTCGCCCGTACGGTGACGCCGGTCCCTCAGACGCGGGCGTCGGCTCCGACGCCCGCCGAGATTCTGACCGGTGAGAGGCTTCCGTCCGAGCTGACCTTCGGCCGGCTCTTCACGAGCTGGAACGTCGATCTGCTCTGGGCGCTCGCCTGCGCCTTCGCCCTCTTCTTCTACCTCGCCGGGGTGTGGCGGCTGCGCAAGCGCGGCGATCGGTGGCCGGTCCACCGCACCATCCTGTGGACGTTCGGCATCGTGCTCCTCTTCTTCGTCACCAGCGGCGGCGTGAATGTCTACGAGAAATATATCTTCTTGGTGCATATGTCTGCCCACATGGTGCTGACGATGGCTGTGCCGCTCCTGCTCGTCCCCGGAGCCCCGGTGACCCTGGCCGTACGTGCCATCAAGAAGCGCACCGATGGTTCACGCGGTGGCCGCGAGTGGACACTGCTCGCTGTCCACTCCCGTTTCGCCGGCGTCATCGCCAACCCCCTTGTCGCGGCCGTTCTCTTCGCCGGGTCGCTCTGGGCGTTCTATTACACGCCGATCTTCCGCTGGGCGACCACCGACCACATCGGCCACGAGTGGATGATCGTCCACTTCCTCATCACCGGTTACCTCTTCGTGCAGTCTTTGATCGGCATCGACCCGGTCAAGTACCGGCTGCCGTATCCCTTCCGGTTGCTGCTGCTGCTCGCGACGATGGCCTTCCACGCCTTCTTCGGACTGTCGATCATGCAGATGAACGGGCTGCTGCTGGCCGACTGGTTCGGCGCGATGGGCCGCACCTGGGGCGCCGCCCCCCTGGCCGACCAGCAGACCGGTGGCGGGATCGCCTGGAGCATCGGTGAGATCCCGACGGTCATCCTCGCCATCGTCGTCGCCATCCAGTGGAGCCGTAGCGATGACCGCGAAACCAAGCGGCGCGATCGCAATGCCGATCGAACCGGCGAAGCAGAGCTGAAGGCGTACAACGAACGACTGGCTCGGCTGCACGGGGCGGCGCTAGAGGAGCCCCCTATCTCGCGACCACGATCCTCAGCGACCCGTCCGGCCGGATCGTGA
- a CDS encoding ATP-dependent DNA helicase → MGRLSLSPEQQAVFELIEHTREHVFVTGRAGTGKSTLLNHLSWNTEKSIVISAPTGVAALNVGGQTIHSLFRLPIGVVADHDIEQSADLRKLLNTIDTLIVDEVSMVNADLMDAVDRSLRQARQRTAEPFGGVQVVLFGDPYQLAPVPGDREERVYFRDTYRSMWFFDATVWREADLKIVELLQVHRQHESDFRFMLNAVRHGQVTKEIADRLNETGARPAPSEGTITLATRNDTVNRINAQALERLPGRALTAQADVSGDFGGRAFPADDVLELKVGAQVMFLRNDVGQGDGPRWVNGTIGTVTRIDSTVYVDVDGDIHEVEPALWEKYKYTYSPETKTLTKDVVAEFTQFPLRLAWAVTIHKSQGKTYDSAIVDLGTRAFTPGQTYVALSRITTLEGLYLTRSLRPSDIAVDPDVERFMRDARPARVSAAG, encoded by the coding sequence ATGGGCCGACTCTCGCTCTCCCCCGAACAGCAGGCCGTCTTCGAGCTCATTGAGCACACCCGCGAACACGTCTTCGTCACGGGCCGCGCTGGAACGGGCAAGTCCACGCTGCTCAACCACCTCTCCTGGAACACCGAGAAATCGATCGTCATCTCGGCGCCCACCGGGGTCGCCGCGCTGAACGTGGGTGGCCAGACCATCCACTCGCTGTTCCGGCTGCCGATCGGCGTCGTCGCCGATCACGACATCGAGCAGAGTGCCGATCTCCGGAAACTGCTCAACACGATCGACACCCTGATCGTCGACGAGGTCTCGATGGTCAACGCCGACCTGATGGACGCGGTGGATCGCAGCCTCCGCCAGGCCCGCCAGCGCACCGCCGAGCCGTTCGGCGGTGTTCAGGTGGTGCTGTTCGGCGATCCCTATCAGCTGGCCCCGGTGCCGGGAGACCGGGAGGAACGCGTGTACTTCCGTGACACCTACCGGTCGATGTGGTTCTTCGACGCGACGGTGTGGCGTGAGGCGGACTTGAAGATCGTGGAGCTGCTTCAGGTCCACCGCCAGCACGAGTCGGATTTCCGTTTCATGCTGAACGCTGTCCGTCACGGCCAGGTCACCAAGGAGATCGCCGACCGTCTCAACGAGACCGGCGCCCGCCCGGCTCCGAGCGAGGGTACCATCACCCTCGCGACGCGCAACGACACCGTCAACCGCATCAACGCACAGGCGCTTGAACGCCTGCCGGGGCGCGCGCTCACCGCTCAAGCGGACGTCAGCGGCGACTTCGGCGGACGCGCCTTCCCAGCCGATGACGTTCTTGAGCTGAAAGTCGGCGCTCAGGTCATGTTCCTGCGCAACGACGTCGGGCAGGGCGATGGCCCTCGCTGGGTCAACGGCACCATTGGAACGGTCACACGGATCGACTCGACTGTCTACGTGGACGTGGACGGCGACATCCACGAGGTGGAGCCTGCCCTCTGGGAAAAATACAAGTACACCTACTCCCCCGAGACGAAGACGTTGACGAAAGACGTCGTGGCGGAGTTCACGCAGTTCCCGCTGCGGCTGGCGTGGGCGGTCACCATCCACAAATCGCAGGGCAAGACCTACGATTCGGCGATTGTGGATCTGGGGACACGCGCTTTCACCCCCGGGCAGACCTACGTCGCGCTGAGCCGCATCACGACGCTCGAGGGGCTCTACCTGACCCGCTCGCTTCGTCCGAGCGACATCGCAGTGGACCCCGATGTCGAGCGCTTCATGCGGGACGCCCGCCCGGCTCGGGTCTCGGCGGCCGGCTGA
- a CDS encoding HU family DNA-binding protein gives MADNLNKTELVSAVAAASGQSQATVAAVVDAFFATVADTVKGGGKVTIPGWLAAERTQTAARTGRNPQTGEEISIPAGHRVKLTAGSKLKAAVK, from the coding sequence ATGGCTGACAACCTGAACAAGACCGAACTCGTCTCCGCCGTCGCTGCGGCATCTGGTCAGAGCCAGGCCACCGTCGCCGCCGTCGTCGACGCGTTCTTCGCGACGGTCGCGGACACCGTCAAGGGTGGCGGCAAGGTCACCATCCCGGGCTGGCTCGCCGCCGAGCGCACGCAGACCGCCGCGCGCACCGGCCGCAACCCGCAGACCGGCGAGGAGATCTCGATCCCGGCCGGCCACCGCGTCAAGCTGACGGCGGGCTCGAAGCTCAAGGCTGCCGTTAAGTAG
- a CDS encoding dihydrolipoamide acetyltransferase family protein, whose amino-acid sequence MRESQFLLPDVGEGLTEAEIVSWKVAPGDSVAVNQVIVEIETAKSLVELPSPFEGTVGELLVVEGQTVEVGTPIFTVNGGEADHGVTEPAGEAEQAAVDAAASVTHESEEPKAGAVIVGYGSAGHGTSRRRVTHPGAAARPAAFPPAESAAEPGRAPSTPVPPSGGGPVIAKPPIRKLAKDLGVDLSTVTATGAIGEVTREDVLREGTQASVFRNIQTPEWPDDREERILVKGVRKAIANAMVTSAFSAPHVSVFVDVDATRTMEFVKRLKSAPDFVGVKVSPLLIMAKAIVWAVRRNPTVNSTWTDEEIIVRHYVNLGIAAATPRGLIVPNVKEAQGMSLLELAGALEELTLTAREGKTQPADMANGTITITNIGVFGMDTGTPILNPGEVGIVALGTIKQKPWVVDGEVRPRFVTTLGGSFDHRVVDGDVASRFLADVASIIEEPALLLD is encoded by the coding sequence ATGCGCGAGTCCCAGTTCCTTCTGCCCGATGTGGGCGAAGGCCTGACCGAGGCGGAGATTGTCTCCTGGAAGGTCGCGCCCGGCGATTCGGTCGCCGTCAATCAGGTGATCGTCGAGATCGAGACGGCGAAATCGCTGGTGGAGCTGCCCTCGCCGTTCGAGGGGACGGTCGGCGAGCTGCTGGTGGTCGAGGGGCAGACCGTCGAGGTGGGGACGCCGATCTTCACCGTGAACGGAGGCGAAGCCGATCATGGTGTGACCGAGCCTGCCGGTGAGGCGGAGCAGGCCGCGGTGGACGCCGCCGCGAGCGTCACCCACGAGAGCGAGGAGCCGAAGGCGGGCGCCGTGATCGTCGGCTACGGCTCCGCGGGACATGGGACGAGCCGCCGCCGGGTCACGCATCCCGGGGCCGCCGCTCGTCCGGCCGCTTTCCCGCCGGCCGAGTCGGCTGCGGAGCCGGGGCGGGCTCCGTCCACGCCGGTCCCGCCGTCGGGTGGCGGGCCGGTCATCGCCAAGCCGCCGATCCGGAAGCTCGCCAAGGATCTTGGCGTCGATCTGAGCACGGTGACGGCGACGGGAGCCATCGGCGAGGTGACACGGGAGGATGTTCTGCGGGAGGGGACGCAGGCCAGCGTTTTCCGCAACATCCAGACCCCGGAGTGGCCGGATGACCGCGAGGAGCGCATTCTGGTCAAGGGTGTGCGCAAGGCGATCGCGAACGCGATGGTCACGAGCGCGTTCAGCGCCCCGCACGTCAGCGTTTTCGTGGATGTGGACGCGACCCGCACCATGGAGTTCGTCAAGCGCCTCAAGAGCGCGCCTGATTTCGTCGGTGTGAAGGTCTCCCCGCTGCTCATCATGGCGAAGGCGATCGTGTGGGCGGTGCGGCGCAACCCCACGGTCAACTCGACCTGGACGGACGAGGAGATCATCGTCCGCCACTATGTGAACCTCGGTATCGCTGCCGCCACTCCGCGCGGGCTCATCGTGCCCAACGTCAAGGAGGCTCAGGGAATGAGCCTGCTCGAACTGGCCGGGGCGCTCGAAGAGCTCACCCTCACGGCGCGCGAGGGCAAGACGCAGCCGGCGGATATGGCGAACGGCACGATCACGATCACGAACATCGGCGTGTTCGGGATGGACACGGGGACGCCCATCCTGAACCCGGGCGAGGTCGGCATCGTGGCGCTTGGGACGATCAAGCAGAAGCCGTGGGTGGTGGATGGCGAGGTGCGTCCCCGATTCGTCACGACGCTCGGCGGCTCGTTCGACCACCGAGTCGTGGACGGAGACGTCGCATCCCGGTTCCTCGCTGATGTCGCCTCGATCATCGAGGAGCCCGCGCTGCTCCTTGATTGA
- the rpsN gene encoding 30S ribosomal protein S14, with protein sequence MAKKSKIAKNEQRKVVVERYAAKRAELKKALVDPNGTDESREAARLGLQKLPRDASPIRVRNRDAVDGRPRGNLSKFGISRVRFRDMAHRGELPGITKSSW encoded by the coding sequence ATGGCTAAGAAGTCCAAGATCGCCAAGAACGAGCAGCGCAAGGTTGTCGTCGAGCGCTACGCCGCCAAGCGTGCCGAGCTCAAGAAAGCTCTGGTCGACCCGAATGGGACCGACGAGTCCCGCGAGGCCGCCCGTCTCGGCCTGCAGAAGCTCCCGCGCGACGCTTCGCCGATTCGCGTCCGCAACCGCGACGCTGTGGATGGCCGTCCCCGCGGAAACCTCAGCAAGTTCGGCATCTCGCGTGTCCGCTTCCGCGACATGGCGCACCGCGGCGAGCTGCCAGGCATCACCAAGTCCAGCTGGTAA
- a CDS encoding metal ABC transporter solute-binding protein, Zn/Mn family, whose amino-acid sequence MKRPILALAAAVLALAGCSAASPAESTSEGKVRIVASTNVYGDIAAKIAGSTVEITSLMTDPAQDPHSFEASAQSQLAVSKAEILIENGGGYDDFMEKLRNGAKNHDVAVLNVVDLSGKKPVDGELNEHVWYDFPTIEKLSTALVSALSKADPGQKATFEKNAETFRGTVAELENRTAELKATYTGQGVAITEPVPLYLLQAMGLQNKTPEKFSEAIEEGSDVSPLVLQQTLDLFSGRSVKLLAYNEQTSGPETESVLAAAKQVGIPVVPVTETLPSGKDYIGWMKANIDAMAAALAK is encoded by the coding sequence ATGAAGCGTCCCATCCTCGCGCTCGCCGCCGCCGTCCTCGCTCTCGCCGGCTGCTCCGCCGCATCCCCGGCCGAATCCACCTCCGAGGGGAAGGTGCGCATCGTCGCCAGCACGAATGTGTACGGTGACATCGCGGCCAAGATCGCCGGCAGCACCGTCGAGATCACCTCCCTCATGACCGACCCCGCGCAGGACCCGCACTCGTTCGAGGCGAGTGCGCAGAGCCAGCTCGCCGTGAGCAAAGCCGAAATCCTGATCGAAAACGGCGGTGGGTACGACGACTTCATGGAGAAACTGCGGAACGGGGCGAAGAACCATGACGTTGCGGTCCTGAACGTCGTCGACCTCTCCGGCAAGAAGCCCGTCGACGGCGAGCTCAACGAGCACGTCTGGTACGACTTCCCCACCATTGAGAAACTCTCCACCGCCCTGGTCTCGGCTCTGTCCAAGGCCGACCCGGGACAGAAGGCGACGTTCGAGAAGAACGCTGAGACGTTCCGCGGCACGGTGGCCGAGCTGGAAAACCGCACCGCCGAGCTCAAGGCGACGTATACGGGCCAAGGCGTAGCCATTACCGAGCCGGTTCCGCTCTACCTGCTTCAGGCGATGGGGCTGCAAAACAAGACACCCGAGAAGTTCAGCGAAGCGATCGAGGAGGGCAGCGATGTGTCGCCATTGGTGCTGCAGCAGACGCTCGACCTCTTCAGCGGGCGAAGCGTGAAACTCCTCGCCTACAATGAGCAGACCAGCGGACCCGAGACCGAGAGTGTGCTCGCCGCCGCGAAACAGGTCGGCATTCCCGTCGTTCCGGTGACCGAGACCCTCCCGAGCGGCAAGGACTACATCGGCTGGATGAAGGCGAACATCGACGCCATGGCGGCGGCACTCGCGAAGTGA
- the rpmB gene encoding 50S ribosomal protein L28 translates to MAAVCQVTGATPGFGHSISHSHRRTKRRFDPNIQKKTYYVPSLRRNVTLTLSAKGIKVIDARGIEAVVKDLLARGEKI, encoded by the coding sequence ATGGCAGCAGTGTGCCAGGTGACAGGAGCCACTCCTGGCTTCGGTCACAGCATCTCGCACTCGCACCGTCGCACCAAGCGCCGGTTCGACCCGAACATTCAGAAGAAGACGTACTACGTTCCGTCGCTTCGCCGTAACGTGACCCTGACCCTGAGCGCCAAGGGCATCAAGGTCATCGACGCCCGTGGCATCGAGGCCGTCGTCAAGGACCTTCTGGCCCGTGGGGAGAAGATCTAA
- a CDS encoding metal ABC transporter ATP-binding protein, whose translation MPAPAERETVLRLRGASLGFGARTLWSGLDLDIHAGEFVAVLGPNGSGKTSLLKTILGQQRLDSGTVELGGRPVRSGDRSIGYIHQQKLLPAGTPMRARDLVTLGVNGHRWGLPILRRADRRQGERLVDAVGARRYADTPVGSLSGGEQQRLRVAQALAADPALLLCDEPLLSLDLQHQRGVSELIDRRRREHASAVVFVTHDINPVLGMVDRVLYLADGRFRTGTPDEVLRSDVLTDLYETPVDVVRSRGRIVVVGIPDSQIHSHHDHGRTPHPEPAA comes from the coding sequence ATGCCCGCGCCTGCCGAACGGGAGACCGTTCTCCGTCTCCGTGGCGCCTCCCTCGGTTTCGGTGCGCGCACGCTCTGGAGCGGCCTCGACCTCGACATCCACGCGGGTGAGTTCGTCGCTGTGCTCGGCCCCAACGGCTCCGGGAAGACCAGCCTGCTGAAGACGATCCTGGGACAGCAGCGGCTGGACTCCGGGACAGTCGAGCTGGGTGGGCGCCCTGTGCGCAGCGGCGATCGGAGCATCGGCTACATTCACCAGCAGAAGCTCCTCCCCGCGGGCACGCCCATGCGTGCCCGCGACCTCGTCACGCTCGGCGTGAACGGGCACCGCTGGGGCCTCCCGATCCTCCGCCGCGCGGACCGTCGGCAAGGTGAGCGGCTCGTGGACGCCGTGGGAGCTCGCCGCTACGCGGACACGCCCGTGGGGTCGCTCTCGGGGGGCGAGCAGCAGCGGCTCCGCGTCGCGCAGGCGCTCGCCGCAGACCCGGCCTTGCTCCTCTGCGACGAACCGCTCCTCTCCCTCGACCTTCAGCACCAGCGCGGTGTCAGCGAGCTGATCGACCGACGGCGTCGCGAGCACGCCAGCGCTGTGGTGTTCGTCACGCACGACATCAACCCGGTGCTCGGGATGGTCGATCGCGTCCTCTACCTGGCCGACGGCCGGTTCCGCACGGGCACGCCCGACGAGGTGCTGCGCAGCGACGTGCTGACAGACCTCTACGAAACACCGGTGGACGTCGTCCGGAGCCGCGGGCGCATCGTGGTCGTCGGCATCCCGGACTCCCAGATCCACAGCCACCACGACCACGGCCGGACGCCGCATCCGGAGCCGGCCGCATGA
- a CDS encoding Fur family transcriptional regulator produces the protein MVKRNTWQREAVREALSSTEGFISAQGLHLRLHEAGSPIGLATVYRALADLAAEGDADSLQSPEGESLYRACTSGHHHHLICRNCGLTVEIEADEVEAWARSAAADHGFSQVQHVVDVFGLCAGCSAKADLAASSAVP, from the coding sequence ATGGTGAAGCGCAACACCTGGCAGCGGGAAGCCGTTCGCGAGGCCCTGTCCTCGACCGAGGGCTTCATCAGCGCGCAAGGACTCCATCTCCGCCTCCACGAGGCGGGCTCCCCCATCGGCCTCGCGACGGTCTATCGCGCGCTCGCGGATCTCGCCGCGGAGGGGGACGCCGACTCGCTGCAATCGCCGGAGGGTGAGAGCCTCTACCGGGCGTGTACGAGCGGCCACCACCACCACTTGATCTGTCGCAACTGCGGCCTGACCGTGGAGATCGAGGCGGACGAGGTCGAAGCGTGGGCCCGGTCCGCCGCGGCGGACCACGGATTCAGCCAGGTGCAGCACGTGGTGGATGTGTTCGGGCTGTGCGCGGGGTGCTCGGCGAAGGCGGATTTGGCCGCATCGTCCGCTGTGCCGTAA
- a CDS encoding FHA domain-containing protein: MTYVGRNPSLPAEADERRSSLVAVGSGTGTVEETHAQLTAGDGLVLVRDLWSAGGTMVEQPNGAVFRLSPGEQIPVARGARILLGDGVVLETVGLSRGIPAASARAGAGGLHRCAADRVGGVSRMSTSTNRGCRGGRSR, encoded by the coding sequence GTGACGTACGTCGGCCGGAACCCCTCGCTCCCGGCCGAAGCCGACGAGCGGCGGTCGTCGCTGGTCGCGGTCGGTTCCGGGACCGGGACGGTGGAGGAGACCCACGCGCAACTCACCGCGGGTGACGGGCTGGTGCTGGTCCGCGATCTCTGGTCCGCGGGCGGCACGATGGTCGAGCAGCCGAACGGGGCGGTGTTCCGGCTGAGTCCGGGTGAGCAGATCCCGGTGGCGCGCGGGGCTCGGATCCTGCTGGGCGACGGCGTCGTCCTCGAGACGGTGGGGTTGAGCCGTGGCATCCCGGCTGCCTCAGCCCGTGCCGGTGCTGGCGGGCTACACCGCTGTGCGGCCGATCGGGTCGGGGGGGTTTCGCGGATGTCTACCTCTACGAACAGGGGATGCCGCGGAGGGAGGTCGCGGTGA
- a CDS encoding metal ABC transporter permease translates to MNDLWSQLFTFTNYGELLTLVQNSLIAGAVLGIVGGVIGVFVMQRDMAFAVHGISELSFAGASAALLFGANVVVGSLGGSLIAAVLIGLLGAKARDRNSIIAVLMPFGLGLGILFLALYPGRSANKFGLLTGQIVTVDDPQLGWLLGIGAVVLIGLLLMWRPLMFDSLDPDVAAARGVPTRFVALAFMVLLGLAVAVSVQIVGALLVLSLLVTPAAAAMRVTSSPLLVTLLSVGFALVAVVGGILLALGKPLPISPYITTISFVIYAVCRLIGLRGSRRFVIRAS, encoded by the coding sequence ATGAACGATCTCTGGTCGCAGCTGTTCACTTTCACGAACTACGGCGAACTCCTGACGCTCGTGCAGAACTCGCTCATCGCCGGAGCCGTGCTGGGGATCGTCGGCGGGGTCATCGGCGTCTTCGTGATGCAGCGCGACATGGCGTTCGCGGTCCACGGCATCAGCGAGCTGTCGTTCGCCGGGGCGTCGGCGGCGCTGCTGTTCGGAGCGAACGTGGTCGTCGGGTCGCTCGGAGGCTCACTCATCGCCGCCGTGCTGATCGGGCTGCTGGGTGCGAAAGCGCGCGATCGGAACTCGATCATCGCGGTGCTGATGCCGTTCGGGCTGGGCCTTGGCATCCTCTTCCTGGCCTTGTACCCCGGCAGGAGCGCCAACAAATTCGGCCTGCTCACCGGGCAGATCGTGACCGTCGACGACCCGCAGCTCGGTTGGCTGCTCGGCATCGGTGCGGTCGTGCTGATCGGGCTGCTGCTGATGTGGCGCCCTCTGATGTTCGACAGCCTGGATCCGGACGTCGCCGCCGCCCGCGGCGTCCCGACCCGCTTCGTCGCCCTCGCGTTCATGGTTCTGCTCGGCCTCGCCGTGGCGGTCTCGGTGCAGATCGTGGGCGCTCTGCTCGTTCTGTCCCTCCTGGTCACACCGGCCGCAGCTGCGATGCGTGTCACCTCGTCGCCGCTCCTGGTGACGTTGCTCAGCGTGGGCTTCGCCCTCGTCGCCGTGGTCGGGGGCATCCTGCTCGCGCTCGGGAAGCCGCTTCCGATCAGTCCCTACATCACCACCATCTCGTTCGTCATCTATGCGGTTTGCCGGCTCATCGGCCTCCGCGGCTCACGGCGATTCGTGATCCGCGCCAGCTAG